The nucleotide window gaataaaatttttcttttataaatgtattctataagtaaaaaaaaaccaaaacagtctAACTATGTGTGTATTTGTCATTACACTGATATATTTACCCATTTTAAAAGCATGTACAACGTCCAGAAAGTAATTGATGCACAGGGCCTTAAAGAAGAGTATGCAGCTGAAAATGAGGAGTGGTATACTTCTGTTACACTTTCCATGTGGATGTAGTTCCAAAGTGGTGTTTaatatgacaaaataaataacataGAACAAGTGGTTTGATAAGTAAAGATTTCCCTATTTCACTTCCTGCTTTCACAAGCACTTTCCACTGTAAAATTTCTTTGAGACTTCTTGAAACATTTGcttctttgaaaatattatttaaaaggCTGTCTAGAGAAGCTAGGAAACAGAAAATCCCCTTCTGAATAGTAACAGCAAACAAAATAGTCACTTTTAATTTGCTGTCTCCAAAGCTGTCCAATACCATATGTCTTAGGGGAATATAATAACTGTTAGAAGTAAAAATTGGTCCAAATTAATTAATACTCTGCTTATGGTACATTCTTAAGCACCTGAGCAGCCCAGTATTTATTTCGTGTTTTCTATGTGTTCCCATGCTTTACATGTTCTGAGCTTTATGGAGAATCAGTCATATTTAACTACCAGTCTTACTAATTATGGAATTTTGCTCTCTGTAAAACTCCtaaatggcaaaaaaaccccattgtCATAGCCCCCCAAATGATACCAGTTTctaaaacaaaagagaaatggtCTGTGCCCTTGACTCTGTAGAACAGGGAATATTTTTACTTATTCAGATGTTTTGTtaacttaaatatttataaCATACACTTGTCTCTAAAAACATCTGTGTCAATCCagttcagaaataattttcacatCTGTTTCACCACTGTTGTGGTTTGATAGCCATTATGcctgcattcttttttttttaaagtctttctCTTATGTAGGTTACAAAAAAGGCAAGCAAAATCACTGCACTAAAGAACTAAAACAGTCTTGAGTCATTCTTCACATTTGATCCAACCTGGTTAAAAGTCCATgtgaaatactttatttttaaaatactgttacCACACTGATTTTCTGATCAGCTATAGGACATTAGTTTTTAAATGATAGCTCAGTAATATTATCTTTTTAGCATGAGAAGCATATAAAAGAGCAGATGAGTAAAAGAGACCCTTCAGATTTATCAAACTCAAAAATCACTAGGTATTAGCCCCTAGCAGTTAGAACTATTATAAGAAAGATCTAAGTGGTTAGGACTCAACCatacacaaaagaaaatataccATGAAATATCAGAGTCCATTCTAAGTAtataaaattttccatttcatgcTGTATGATGGACCTTAGTAACTTAGCATTATTTATAGAGATACACAACCAAACTAGTAAAAAATATGTCTGAGACTAAGTTTAAATGAGTGAGGTATCTTGTGTGATGTACAAAGTCAAGAGATATTTCTAAATAACCAGTGTAACTTTAAAACCTCTAGTTCACTTCAAAAAATCTGTTAGCCTGCTAGCTCAGGCCCCCAGTCAGgtaattttctaattaaaataccCAAGTCTGTGAGCAAATGCAAACTTTGGTAAATAtgtattctgtgattttttttttgttcagctgCCTTAGAGACAATATCCAAAAGAGATTCAGCAGGCTTTCATCAAAGAGTTGATCTCACAAGAGTCAATTCAATTTTTTCACTATACACAACTTATAATGCAGCAGAAACTTCTTGTTCTCCAGTAGATTGGGTGTAGGTGGAGCTCGCTCGTTCAGCTGTGTCAGCATAGAAAACAGGACAGCATTTAGACAAGTGGACTGCAATCTGCTTTCGGAAAAAGCTGCGAAGATATTTCCTAAATTTTTCTCCAGCAAAGGCATAAATTACAGGGTTGATACAACAATGGATCATTGAGATTGTTTCTGTCACTTGGATCGCTTTATGCAGTTGACCATTTCCTTCACAAGTAGAGATGGAAAATGCACCTTGAAAATCACGCAAGAGAATGCAAATGTTGTATGGtgcccagaaaaaaaagtagataaTCATGATGATGAAAATAAGCCTGACTGCTTTATGTTTCTTCTCATTCCTACATTGCAGCAACGTCTTTATAATTTGCGTGTAGCTGCAGATCATGATTAACATTGGAATAAGAAGTCCCAGGATGTTCATATTTAAGGTGAGGAATTGCTTCCATGTATTTCTCTGCTCTGATGGATAATGAGCACCGCAAGTATAGCCTGAACTTTCCTTCTGAGTTTTGTGAAATACTACCCCAGGGACAGAAATAAGAACAGCAAGAGCCCAAGTGACAACACTGGTGAGGACACCGTAGGTGACTGTCCTGGCTTTCAAAGCAAACACTGCATGCACTATGGCCAGGTACCTGTCCAGGGTCAGCAGGATTATGAAAAAGATGCCACTGTAGAAGCCAAGGAGGTAGACACCTGATAGAATTCGACAGAGTgcctccccaaaaatccagtcATGGACTGCATAATAAGCCcaaaaggggagagaaaatacaaacaGCAGATCAGAAATTGCCAAGTTGAGCAGGTAGATGTCAGTCATGCTCTTCAGCCTCTTGTATTTTACCAGGATAAGGACAACAAGCATGTTGCCTGTCAGGCCAAATATCACCACTAAAGAATAAAGAGGTGGCAAAAAATTTGCTGCAAAGTGCTTTTCCTCAGTTGCAGGGCAAGGCGTGGAATCACTGTAGTCAAATTCTGTTGTCAGTGGCCAGTCGGTGTAGTCTGTGGTTTCATTTCCCATGGTGTACTGGtctggaaaggagaaaaaaagccattaaaCTAGAGGAATCTCCAAGATTTGCAGTGAAGAGAATGAAACATTCTGATGTCCTCATCTGAAATGAGTTTTGCTGATGAGTACACAAGCATTACAATGTCAAGAGAATGAAATTTCAGAGCTCCCAGGAAACTCGTCCATACAGCTGTGCAGTTGCACTGCTTCATGTTGGAAGTGTGCTGTGTGCCATTTCCCACGTGTACATTGTCATGTGCATTTTTCCTCCTCAGTAGCAATCACCAGCTGCCTGCCTAAACCAGAAACAGGGGAATGATGGATTGAATCTGAGCCATGGCTATTCTTGATTTAGGCAGTCTGTGAGGGACTGGCCTTCCCTTGCTAGGAGTCAGGACCTGGGAGGTGAttgtgcagcagagctgtgaaagCCATCAGGCAAGTTCTACTACACACTGGGAGCAGAGAAAGACTGTGACTGTGATGTCAACCCCTGCAGTCTCCAAAGGCTCCCCTTTTCCCAAGTCCCTCGTAGGACTGTGAGCCAGATGCAGAAGATTAGATTTGTTTAAGTTGATCTCTGAAAAGCTCAGGACAACTGTCTTCTCTCAGACTCCCAGAGAACACAGACGAGTTCCTCTGTGTCCCATGAGAAGCTGGGCAGAGGATTTTGTGAAGTGTCAGAGGGACCAAAAGTGCTCCCTGGTCACTTAGGGAAGAAATGCAATCGATGCCTTTGGTGGCCACGCAGGGAGAGCTACTTGCTGTCTGCTTAAAGGGCTGCTCTGTCTTCCTGTGCCATCATGACTGCTTTTATCAGACACTTCATGGCAGACAGGTGGCTGCCCATGGCATGGTGTTAGTTTTGAAATCAGCCTGTTCCTGGAAATGTCATGCCTGCTTAGACAAAGGCAACAGAGCTCTCCTGATGCAGAGAAGTTCAGGCAGTGCGTCTGGCCCAGGCTGCTGTGTGATATCTGAATGCTCATGTGGTGCACCAGTGTTCTTTCCTGAATGCACTTTTTTCAGTggtgtgctctgccctgtgtgATTGCAGGCATCTTTTGCAGAGACCACAGTCTCCAAACCACCACTATTTCATTCTGTCTGTACTCGAGCTGTACAAGTCTAGATGTCACTGAAGAAACTCAGCCCATAGTTGGAGTGACTGAGAGACAGGCCCCTCCATTGCTTTTTGGTACAAGCTCATAGTGGCCCACTCTGACTTAGAGCTTGTGAAATCCCCAAAGCATCTCTTTGTGCCTGCAAATAAAACCTCTCAGGAGAAAGGACTATTTTCTGCTGTAAAAACAGATTGCTCAAAATGTCAGTGTCCTTAATCTGTGTCAAAGTCATCAACTTAGCTAAACCTAAGCTGAAGTCTTGGGGAAGGGGCTATTTGCTAGTTCTGCGACCCTAAAAATGAGGTTCTGCTTCCAGCTCCAGATGGAGATTCTTATGCTGCACAGTGCAGATATGCATCTGCCCCAAAAGAGGAAGTTTTGTTGGAGCAAAATCTGCACCTTgtacaaaaataaatgctgcttttgcttcttttgcTCTTTCCTCTAGATTTTGAGTCTGACTACCAGCTCTGCTCCTAAGAATAATATTATCTATGTTCAGACGTTACTTTGGTATGTTGCATACAGtgtaaagtttttctttttggagaATGAGGAGTAAGAGAATATTAGTAAATTGTAGTTGTTTGGGTCTCAGCTTTGCCCAGATACAATTTCTTGATGACAGATAAGTGCTGTCAACCTCTTCAAAGGCTGTCTTTTAGGAAACTCTGGCAATCTCTTTGAAACAGGCTTTTTTCCATAGTCATACTAACTATGTAGTTTTAAAACGCAGCAGTTGTGGTTTTGTTGGTAAAGGAAGTGGCTGTGGCTCTCTCTGTTTTCAGTAAATAACTTGATTTTAAAGCAGCTAAGGGTTTAGATTTCTAAAGTACTTTCAgcaagactttttaaaaaagtgagTTTGGCCTAAAACATTAAATTCTTTATGTCAAAACATTATGAGACTTGGGCATTACCCAAGTAAATATTTAAGATTTCCTATAGCTAGACTTGCTAGATCCATGTTGCATGCCCTGACACTACATCCCTGCACATAGGTGAGTATCCTTATTTACAACATGTCAGTCAGCCAGGCTATATACTGGGACTATGGGATGAGTGCCAGACCCAGCACTCCCAGTTTTGTTTATGTGGCACCTGTGGGATAGTCATGCATAAATATGGGTATGAAAAACAACTAAGTCATAAACTCAGAGTGAGATTTTATGAGTAGGTAATTGATAGGATTCATAGCAAAATGCTGCCTTGATATTACTGTGATAATTCTTTTTGTGGCAAATCTTTCTTGCTATCTCAatgctttctctctttttcctctaCCTTCCTGGAATGACTACCACACCTTCCCTGCATTATCTTCTTCCTTACAACCCTTTTTGCATGCTTAAGTTAGGGCTCCCCCTTTGAGCAGTCACTTCTGCTAACCAAGCCCCATTCCTGTAGCCCAGCCTTTGCTACTAATTTGgaaaccagaagaaaataaCTATAAGCACGTTTGTGCTTTATCCTATAATCTTGATATTTTAGGAGACACTGTTGGAGACTGGCTGGAATATTTCACTGGGTTAATCAGTTCACCTAACTAGAGTAGGTTGTTTACCTAACTAGAATAGGTTGTTCACCTAACTAGAAGGATCTGACTGGGCTTATGTTTTCTGATCATTTAAAAAAGCCTGAAAAGTAGTCAACAAAGATCTCTGAAGaaactatatttttaaaagaagttctATATAATTTTGAGTACAGTTTATATTTCCAGAAACCTGCAATCTGCTATACAAATTCTGTTGATCTCCTTGAAACTAGCAgtcatgcattttttaaaagaaaggctCATCATAGAAAAGATGAGTAAACCTGTGTCCCTGTTTCATGCTGAGTTTCAGGTCACACCTTTTGGTGTTTTAAGAGGCAAAGATTTCATTCAAGTGAGTTTCAGTTCATTTGCATAGTCCCataaaatagtaataattaTAAGGTTGTGGCAAATGGAGGTAAAGTGCTAAGTTATGCTGCGTGTAAACAGGATCCAATGAGGCAGTGTCTAAAATACAGCACTAGTTTTTCTGTAGTCATCCTATGAGAAGCATAAATACTCTTAAATAACTGAACATTCAAGcaactgttttgttttgaagagtTTTAAAATCCACATTTCCATCATTGCACATCATTTTCAGAGACAAAA belongs to Taeniopygia guttata chromosome 2, bTaeGut7.mat, whole genome shotgun sequence and includes:
- the CCR5 gene encoding C-C chemokine receptor type 5, with the protein product MGNETTDYTDWPLTTEFDYSDSTPCPATEEKHFAANFLPPLYSLVVIFGLTGNMLVVLILVKYKRLKSMTDIYLLNLAISDLLFVFSLPFWAYYAVHDWIFGEALCRILSGVYLLGFYSGIFFIILLTLDRYLAIVHAVFALKARTVTYGVLTSVVTWALAVLISVPGVVFHKTQKESSGYTCGAHYPSEQRNTWKQFLTLNMNILGLLIPMLIMICSYTQIIKTLLQCRNEKKHKAVRLIFIIMIIYFFFWAPYNICILLRDFQGAFSISTCEGNGQLHKAIQVTETISMIHCCINPVIYAFAGEKFRKYLRSFFRKQIAVHLSKCCPVFYADTAERASSTYTQSTGEQEVSAAL